One window from the genome of Bradyrhizobium xenonodulans encodes:
- a CDS encoding MBOAT family O-acyltransferase encodes MLFNSYPFILLFLPVVLAGYFWLGRRSNLAPVIWLALASIAFYAIGSWQFVALLLLSIAFNYGVGHLLIVAKLTPVQRKAALALGVAGDLLVLGIFKYAGFVTENINALAGTHVAVHILLPVGISFYTFTQIAFLVDAHRGQVAAYALPHYALFVTYFPHLIAGPILHHKDMIPQFERKESKHPDGHLILCGVIIFAIGLFKKTCLADGIQPLVALAFEARSPSFDQAWLGALAYTFQLYFDFSGYSDMAIGISLMFGIFLPVNFNSPYKATSIVDFWRRWHMTLSQFLRDYLYIPLGGNRRGRVLRYVNLLITMLLGGLWHGAAWTFVIWGALHGAYLCVNHAFNALVPNIPTILARPARIAGAVLTFLAVVVAWVFFRAESVTWALRVLHAMADPSNIVFGREEIAALVLVFLYAALVWLAPNTQAIMGYDHGNRRVGEALWAGRMRPLVLYGASLVLAFGILGIQSHSEFIYFRF; translated from the coding sequence ATGCTGTTCAATTCCTACCCGTTCATCCTGCTGTTCCTCCCCGTTGTGCTGGCGGGCTATTTCTGGCTGGGGCGGCGCAGCAATCTGGCGCCGGTGATCTGGCTGGCGCTGGCCTCAATCGCCTTCTACGCCATCGGCAGCTGGCAGTTCGTCGCCCTGCTGCTGCTCTCGATCGCGTTCAATTACGGCGTCGGCCATCTCCTGATCGTGGCGAAGCTCACGCCGGTGCAACGGAAGGCGGCGCTCGCGCTTGGCGTCGCCGGCGATCTCCTCGTACTCGGTATCTTCAAATATGCCGGCTTCGTCACCGAGAACATCAACGCGCTGGCCGGCACGCATGTCGCGGTCCACATCCTGCTGCCGGTCGGCATCTCCTTCTACACCTTCACCCAGATCGCGTTCCTGGTGGACGCGCATCGCGGCCAGGTCGCGGCCTATGCGCTGCCGCATTACGCGCTGTTCGTGACTTATTTCCCGCATCTGATCGCGGGTCCGATCCTCCACCACAAGGACATGATCCCGCAATTCGAGCGGAAGGAGTCCAAGCATCCGGACGGGCATCTCATTCTCTGCGGCGTCATCATCTTCGCGATCGGCCTGTTCAAGAAGACGTGCCTTGCCGACGGCATCCAGCCGCTGGTCGCGCTGGCCTTCGAGGCGCGCTCGCCGAGTTTCGATCAGGCCTGGCTGGGTGCGCTCGCCTACACGTTCCAGCTCTATTTCGATTTCTCCGGCTATTCCGACATGGCGATCGGGATCTCGCTGATGTTCGGCATCTTCCTGCCGGTCAATTTCAACTCGCCCTACAAGGCGACCAGCATCGTCGATTTCTGGCGCCGCTGGCACATGACGTTGTCGCAATTCCTGCGCGACTATCTCTACATCCCGCTCGGGGGCAACAGGCGCGGCCGCGTGCTGCGCTACGTCAATCTGCTGATCACGATGCTGCTCGGCGGCCTCTGGCACGGCGCGGCCTGGACTTTTGTCATTTGGGGCGCGCTGCATGGCGCCTATCTCTGTGTCAACCATGCCTTCAACGCCCTGGTGCCGAACATTCCGACGATCCTTGCGCGACCAGCCCGCATTGCCGGGGCCGTGCTGACTTTCCTCGCCGTCGTCGTCGCCTGGGTGTTCTTCCGCGCCGAGAGCGTCACCTGGGCGCTGCGGGTTCTCCATGCCATGGCCGATCCCTCGAATATCGTCTTCGGCCGCGAGGAGATTGCGGCGCTGGTGCTCGTCTTCCTTTATGCCGCACTGGTGTGGCTGGCGCCGAACACGCAGGCGATCATGGGCTACGATCACGGCAA